Proteins from a genomic interval of Arthrobacter sp. CAN_C5:
- a CDS encoding TAXI family TRAP transporter solute-binding subunit has translation MKKILTCTVLAGVLVAGIVTSSSPDSRADPNSQLVMTTYGVGTGTYNDLAAVSDSLTRVQGTQVRILTSDTSIGRVAPLKAGSAQFSRMGDEYYFGFEGIQDFSSENWGPQDLRVVWAPMGNYGLMTRTDAGIETFEDLKGKKFPRVTANTSINLKLEAYLAYGGLTWDDVEPVDVSYSDQTEALKTGRLDVLFSSAYGSNLEELASTVDVDWMSMNDDSPEKMAAVNAIAPMVTIGEFSGAPGMEEGDSAKNFAYTVPISTYAHTDEQQVYDLVKAMDENFDRYENTTPSAGEFALDKVLTEPLVVPFHPGTVRYLEEQGMWTEEAEQRNAELVERQAALQEGWETFIGPADKENLAQEWTAWKEEHLDD, from the coding sequence ATGAAGAAAATCTTGACCTGTACCGTGCTGGCCGGAGTCCTCGTCGCTGGCATCGTTACCAGCAGTTCGCCCGACAGCCGCGCTGACCCGAATTCCCAGCTGGTGATGACTACCTACGGTGTGGGAACCGGAACCTACAACGACCTTGCCGCTGTATCGGACAGTCTCACCCGTGTGCAGGGCACCCAGGTTCGTATCCTCACCTCCGACACATCGATCGGGCGGGTTGCTCCACTGAAGGCTGGCAGCGCTCAGTTCAGCCGGATGGGGGACGAATACTACTTCGGATTCGAGGGCATCCAGGACTTCTCCAGCGAGAACTGGGGCCCCCAGGATCTCCGCGTGGTGTGGGCACCCATGGGAAATTATGGGCTGATGACCCGCACCGACGCTGGCATCGAAACCTTCGAGGACCTCAAAGGAAAAAAATTCCCCCGGGTCACAGCCAATACCTCAATTAACCTCAAGCTGGAGGCCTACCTTGCCTACGGCGGCCTGACCTGGGATGACGTCGAACCCGTCGACGTAAGTTACAGCGACCAGACCGAGGCGCTGAAGACCGGTCGGCTGGATGTCCTGTTCAGCAGTGCCTATGGCTCCAACCTGGAAGAGCTCGCCAGCACGGTGGACGTCGACTGGATGAGCATGAACGACGATTCCCCCGAAAAGATGGCAGCCGTCAACGCGATCGCCCCGATGGTGACCATCGGCGAGTTTTCGGGAGCCCCGGGAATGGAGGAGGGGGACTCGGCAAAAAATTTCGCCTACACCGTCCCGATCTCCACCTATGCGCACACCGATGAGCAGCAGGTCTATGACCTGGTGAAAGCCATGGACGAAAACTTTGACCGCTATGAAAACACCACACCGTCCGCTGGTGAGTTTGCCCTCGACAAGGTGCTCACCGAGCCCCTGGTGGTCCCGTTTCATCCCGGGACCGTGAGGTATCTCGAGGAACAGGGCATGTGGACCGAAGAGGCTGAACAACGCAATGCCGAACTTGTCGAACGGCAGGCCGCATTGCAGGAAGGCTGGGAAACATTCATCGGACCGGCTGACAAGGAAAACCTGGCCCAGGAATGGACCGCATGGAAGGAAGAACACCTTGACGATTGA
- a CDS encoding acyl-CoA dehydrogenase family protein, translated as MTAALNESPVASALPDVANVPDTSDVLQLNGLLSTQELAVQATVRAFVDTRIKPNIAQWYESASFPTEIMHELGDLGVLGMHLHGYGCPGRTAVEYGVAAMELEAGDSGIRTLVSVQGSLAMSAIHKWGSEEQKNHWLPSMATGRTIGCFGLTEPTAGSDPSAMKTFARKEGASWILSGEKRWIGLASIAQVAVIWAMTDDGVRGFLVPTDSPGFVATPITSKLSMRASVQCDIVMTDIRLPDTAILPGAKGLRGPFSCLNEARYGIIWGAMGAARDSYQAALDYSQGRLQFDKPLASYQLTQEKLVNMVLEIQKGVLLAIHIGRLKDAGTLRPEQISVGKLNNVREAIAIAREARTVLGGNGVTLDYSPLRHANNLESVRTYEGTDEVHTLILGSHLTGIPAFR; from the coding sequence ATGACGGCAGCACTCAACGAATCCCCTGTCGCTTCGGCACTACCGGATGTCGCGAACGTCCCCGACACCTCCGACGTCCTGCAGCTCAACGGACTACTCAGTACCCAGGAGCTAGCCGTTCAGGCGACGGTCAGGGCCTTTGTGGACACCAGGATCAAGCCCAACATCGCCCAGTGGTACGAGAGCGCTTCCTTCCCCACCGAAATAATGCACGAGCTCGGTGACCTGGGAGTGCTGGGCATGCACCTTCACGGGTACGGCTGCCCCGGGCGCACGGCTGTCGAATACGGCGTGGCCGCCATGGAACTGGAAGCCGGTGATTCAGGCATCCGGACGCTCGTCAGTGTGCAGGGCTCACTGGCGATGAGCGCCATCCACAAGTGGGGCTCCGAAGAGCAGAAGAATCATTGGCTGCCGTCCATGGCTACCGGCCGCACGATCGGTTGCTTCGGTCTCACGGAGCCAACCGCAGGCAGCGACCCATCCGCCATGAAGACGTTCGCCCGCAAGGAGGGAGCGTCCTGGATTCTCAGTGGCGAGAAGCGCTGGATTGGTCTGGCGTCTATTGCCCAGGTGGCTGTGATCTGGGCAATGACGGACGACGGTGTTCGCGGGTTCCTGGTGCCCACTGACTCCCCCGGCTTCGTGGCAACCCCAATCACCTCCAAGCTCTCCATGCGCGCCTCGGTTCAGTGCGACATCGTCATGACGGATATCCGGCTCCCCGACACCGCAATCCTCCCCGGGGCAAAAGGCTTGCGCGGCCCGTTCTCCTGCCTGAACGAGGCGCGGTACGGAATTATCTGGGGTGCCATGGGTGCGGCCCGTGACAGCTACCAGGCCGCACTGGACTACTCACAGGGACGTCTGCAGTTCGACAAGCCGCTTGCCTCCTATCAACTCACCCAGGAGAAACTGGTCAACATGGTGCTGGAAATCCAGAAGGGTGTCCTGCTCGCCATTCACATCGGCCGGCTAAAGGACGCAGGCACCCTGCGGCCTGAACAGATTTCAGTAGGCAAACTCAACAATGTGCGGGAAGCCATCGCCATCGCACGCGAGGCTCGGACCGTTCTGGGCGGCAACGGCGTGACCCTCGACTATTCGCCACTGCGCCACGCCAACAACTTGGAGAGTGTGCGCACTTATGAGGGTACTGATGAGGTGCACACCCTGATTCTGGGCAGCCACCTCACCG